One segment of Streptomyces bathyalis DNA contains the following:
- a CDS encoding isocitrate/isopropylmalate dehydrogenase family protein, with amino-acid sequence MPGEREREQDRERARDRGQARNAEPEPLDLVVIPGDGIGPELVDSALRVLGRVAAVDGFEYRVTTVEAGAGAYRSTGRALPENALDRLRAADGVLKGPVGLPGVRHPDGTEAGLLGGLLRIGLDTFANVRPMRLLPGVPGGTRHEAGEIDYVVVRENTEGLYLSRGAGAATPHAACDQLMVTRAGTERVVRYAFELARARSGAPADGTRRVTCVDKSNVLRSYALFRRVFDEVAEEYPDVATEHLYADAAAHDLVARPQCFDVMVMENFLGDVLSDLGAATVGGLGMCGSLNVGADAAYAEPVHGSAPDIAGQGLANPLSQILSLALLLDHAELPASGDRVRRAVESALLLGAVELGERGRPSGGTQSVTAAVCENLRP; translated from the coding sequence ATGCCAGGGGAGCGGGAGCGGGAGCAGGACCGGGAGCGGGCGCGGGACCGGGGCCAGGCGCGGAACGCGGAGCCGGAGCCGCTCGATCTCGTGGTGATCCCCGGGGACGGCATCGGGCCCGAGCTGGTGGACAGCGCGCTGCGCGTGCTGGGGCGGGTCGCGGCCGTGGACGGTTTCGAGTACCGCGTCACGACCGTCGAGGCGGGCGCCGGCGCGTACCGGAGCACCGGACGGGCACTGCCCGAGAACGCCCTGGACCGCCTGCGCGCCGCCGACGGTGTGCTCAAGGGGCCCGTGGGTCTACCCGGCGTGCGGCACCCGGACGGTACCGAGGCCGGGCTGCTCGGGGGGCTGCTGCGGATCGGCCTGGACACCTTCGCCAACGTCCGCCCGATGCGGCTGCTTCCGGGCGTCCCCGGCGGCACGCGGCACGAGGCGGGCGAGATCGACTACGTCGTGGTGCGCGAGAACACCGAGGGCCTGTATCTCTCGCGAGGAGCGGGCGCCGCCACTCCGCACGCCGCCTGCGACCAGCTGATGGTCACGCGTGCGGGCACCGAGCGCGTGGTGCGGTACGCGTTCGAGCTGGCGCGGGCGCGCTCCGGCGCCCCGGCCGACGGCACACGCCGGGTGACGTGCGTCGACAAGAGCAACGTGCTGCGCAGCTACGCGCTCTTCCGCAGAGTGTTCGACGAGGTGGCCGAGGAGTACCCGGACGTCGCGACCGAGCATCTCTACGCCGACGCCGCGGCGCACGACCTCGTCGCGCGGCCCCAGTGCTTCGACGTGATGGTGATGGAGAACTTCCTCGGAGACGTGCTCAGCGACCTCGGGGCCGCGACGGTCGGCGGCCTCGGCATGTGCGGTTCCCTCAACGTCGGTGCAGACGCGGCCTACGCGGAACCCGTGCACGGCAGCGCTCCCGACATCGCGGGCCAGGGCCTGGCCAATCCGCTCTCCCAGATCCTGAGCCTGGCGCTCCTGCTGGACCACGCGGAGCTGCCCGCCTCGGGCGACCGCGTCCGGCGCGCCGTGGAGTCGGCGCTCCTGCTGGGAGCCGTCGAGCTGGGTGAGAGGGGACGGCCCAGCGGCGGGACGCAGTCCGTCACGGCGGCCGTGTGCGAGAACCTGCGGCCGTGA
- the tcuA gene encoding FAD-dependent tricarballylate dehydrogenase TcuA, translated as MASRRVIVVGAGNAALCAALAAREQGAEVLVLERAPKKVRGGNTAFTAGAMRVVYSGVEDLKKLMPDLTPEEIDSTDFGSYTAEAYLDDLARVTEYRTDPELASTLVEKSLPTLLWMSEKGVRFVPIYGRQAFKVGGRFTFWGGLTVEASGGGMGLVEALTRAAERAGIRIEYGARAFGLLQDDGGAVQGVSLRQDGRTREEHADAVVLASGGFQSSPEMRARYLGPGWDLAKVRGTMYNTGDGLRMALRAGASPAGNWSGCHAVGWDRNAPEFGDLAVGDSFQKHSYPWGVMVNGRGRRFVDEGADFRNYTYAKYGRVILEQPGQFAWQVFDQKVTHLLRDEYRIRQITKVTAPTLEKLAEKMDGVDPAGFVAEMAAYNAAVDTGTPFNPNVRDGRGTTGLSVDKSNWANTVDEGPFEAYAVTCGITFTFGGVRIVPETAQVLDTDMNPISGLFAAGELVGGLFYFNYPGGTGLTNGSVFGRMAGTSAGRAE; from the coding sequence ATGGCGAGTCGGCGAGTCATCGTTGTCGGAGCGGGAAACGCGGCGCTGTGCGCGGCGCTGGCCGCACGGGAACAGGGTGCGGAAGTCCTGGTCCTGGAGCGGGCGCCGAAGAAGGTCCGCGGCGGCAACACCGCGTTCACCGCCGGTGCCATGCGGGTCGTCTACTCCGGTGTCGAGGATCTGAAGAAGCTGATGCCCGACCTGACCCCGGAGGAGATCGACAGCACGGACTTCGGGAGCTACACCGCCGAGGCGTATCTCGACGACCTGGCACGCGTCACCGAGTACCGGACCGACCCCGAACTCGCCTCCACCCTGGTGGAGAAGAGCCTGCCGACGCTGCTGTGGATGTCGGAGAAGGGCGTGCGCTTCGTACCGATCTACGGGCGGCAGGCCTTCAAGGTGGGCGGCCGCTTCACCTTCTGGGGAGGCCTGACCGTCGAGGCGTCCGGTGGCGGAATGGGCCTCGTCGAGGCCCTGACGCGCGCCGCCGAACGGGCCGGGATACGCATCGAGTACGGGGCGCGCGCCTTCGGACTGCTTCAGGACGACGGCGGCGCGGTCCAGGGTGTGAGCCTGCGTCAGGACGGGCGGACGCGTGAGGAGCATGCCGACGCGGTCGTGCTGGCCAGCGGCGGCTTCCAGTCCAGCCCCGAGATGCGGGCGCGCTACCTGGGCCCCGGCTGGGACCTCGCCAAGGTTCGGGGAACGATGTACAACACCGGCGACGGCCTGCGGATGGCGCTCCGCGCCGGGGCGAGCCCCGCGGGGAACTGGTCCGGGTGCCACGCCGTCGGCTGGGACCGCAACGCCCCCGAGTTCGGGGACCTGGCGGTCGGTGACAGCTTCCAGAAGCACAGCTATCCGTGGGGCGTCATGGTCAACGGCCGCGGCCGGCGGTTCGTCGACGAGGGCGCCGACTTCCGCAACTACACCTACGCCAAGTACGGCCGCGTGATCCTGGAACAGCCCGGCCAGTTCGCCTGGCAGGTCTTCGACCAGAAGGTCACGCACCTGCTCCGCGACGAGTACCGGATCCGGCAGATCACCAAGGTGACCGCACCGACGTTGGAGAAGCTGGCCGAGAAGATGGACGGCGTGGACCCGGCCGGGTTCGTCGCGGAGATGGCCGCCTACAACGCCGCCGTCGACACGGGCACGCCCTTCAACCCGAACGTCCGGGACGGCCGAGGCACGACGGGCCTCTCCGTCGACAAGTCCAACTGGGCCAACACCGTGGACGAGGGGCCGTTCGAGGCGTACGCGGTGACGTGCGGAATCACCTTCACGTTCGGGGGCGTGCGCATCGTTCCCGAGACCGCGCAGGTCCTGGACACCGACATGAACCCGATCTCCGGTCTCTTCGCCGCGGGTGAACTCGTCGGCGGGCTCTTCTACTTCAACTACCCCGGAGGCACCGGCCTGACGAACGGGTCGGTCTTCGGGCGCATGGCCGGTACCTCGGCCGGACGGGCGGAGTGA